In Indioceanicola profundi, the following proteins share a genomic window:
- a CDS encoding succinate--CoA ligase subunit alpha, protein MIIRKTDRVLVQGITGRQGTFWTEQMQAYGTTVVGGVNPKKAGTTHCNVPIFATAADAMQGAPFDVAVMFIPPSAALAAALDAIEAGVKTLVVLTEHIPSQDIMHMHAAAEDRGTRIVGPNTAGLVTPGECFVGIMPAFNPRVFQPGRIGVVSRSGSLGTLVCLNLVRDGLGQSAFIGIGGDPMIGTTTRDAVTALVADERTEAIVLVGEIGGTMEEEAAEVVAQTTKPVVSFIAGAASPPGKKMGHAGAIVSGNRGSYASKREALEQAGAIVVDVPGEVPGALRRLAGTSGPSTELGKVDHTVTAGQDRI, encoded by the coding sequence ATGATCATACGCAAAACAGACCGTGTCTTGGTTCAAGGAATTACCGGCCGCCAGGGCACCTTCTGGACTGAGCAGATGCAGGCCTACGGCACCACTGTGGTGGGCGGCGTCAATCCTAAAAAGGCGGGTACGACACACTGCAATGTCCCGATCTTTGCCACAGCCGCGGACGCCATGCAGGGCGCCCCGTTCGATGTCGCTGTGATGTTCATTCCGCCCTCTGCCGCGCTGGCAGCGGCGCTGGATGCCATTGAAGCCGGCGTCAAAACACTGGTGGTGCTGACCGAGCACATTCCGTCCCAGGATATCATGCATATGCATGCCGCAGCCGAGGACCGAGGCACCCGGATTGTGGGGCCCAACACCGCTGGGCTAGTGACGCCGGGTGAGTGCTTTGTTGGCATTATGCCGGCATTCAACCCGCGTGTGTTTCAGCCGGGCCGCATCGGGGTTGTCTCGCGCAGCGGCAGTCTTGGGACCCTGGTTTGCCTCAACCTGGTTCGGGACGGGCTTGGCCAGTCGGCCTTTATCGGCATCGGCGGCGATCCCATGATCGGAACCACCACACGCGACGCCGTAACGGCCCTGGTCGCGGACGAGCGGACCGAAGCTATAGTGCTCGTTGGGGAGATCGGCGGCACAATGGAGGAGGAGGCGGCCGAGGTGGTCGCCCAAACCACGAAACCCGTGGTGTCCTTCATCGCTGGAGCGGCATCGCCGCCCGGCAAGAAAATGGGACATGCCGGCGCTATCGTTAGCGGAAATCGCGGCAGCTACGCCTCGAAGCGAGAGGCTCTGGAACAGGCCGGCGCCATTGTTGTCGATGTCCCCGGGGAAGTACCAGGCGCTCTGCGGCGCTTGGCCGGCACTAGTGGGCCGAGCACCGAGCTCGGCAAGGTTGACCATACAGTCACGGCAGGACAAGACCGCATATGA
- the sucC gene encoding ADP-forming succinate--CoA ligase subunit beta, whose amino-acid sequence MNFEEHAGKTVLARAGIPIPRGRLCLTPAEAGDAAREIGAVVVKAQVPTGKRGKAGGVKLAATPEEATAAAEAIIGMEIGGHPVRHVLVEERADIAREFYAAVLNDPTSRSPLVLFSTEGGMDIEEVAAERPDALRRMAVDIRVGFQAADARRLLLGLDLGDASGAVADFLAELYRVYRTHDAELVEVNPLALLGDGRVVPVDCKLTLDDSALYRQAEIAPLGSPETLTDLEERGRDLHLKYIQLEGNVGVLANGAGLTMTTMDVISHFGGRPANFLEIGGEAYTKGTEALDLVLSNPGVRSLVINFCGAFARTDVMADGVVKAWKELKPTLPVFFSIHGTGEDEAVRLVRAELGVEPYDLMEDAVKAAVEAAQ is encoded by the coding sequence ATGAACTTCGAAGAGCATGCTGGTAAGACCGTCCTTGCACGCGCTGGCATCCCGATTCCCCGCGGCCGGCTTTGCCTTACCCCCGCCGAGGCGGGCGATGCCGCGCGCGAGATTGGCGCGGTGGTCGTCAAGGCACAGGTCCCAACCGGGAAGCGTGGAAAAGCTGGTGGTGTCAAGCTCGCGGCGACACCCGAGGAAGCCACTGCAGCGGCGGAGGCGATCATTGGCATGGAAATCGGGGGGCACCCGGTTCGGCATGTTCTTGTCGAGGAGCGCGCCGACATCGCCCGGGAGTTCTATGCCGCGGTATTGAACGATCCTACAAGCCGCAGCCCTCTGGTGCTGTTCTCAACAGAGGGCGGGATGGACATTGAAGAGGTTGCAGCAGAACGGCCGGATGCGCTCCGTCGCATGGCTGTGGACATTCGCGTGGGCTTTCAGGCGGCCGATGCGCGCCGGCTCCTGCTCGGCCTTGATCTAGGGGATGCGAGCGGAGCGGTTGCGGACTTCTTGGCCGAGCTTTACCGGGTTTATCGCACACACGACGCCGAACTGGTTGAGGTCAATCCCTTGGCCCTCCTCGGCGACGGGCGGGTGGTGCCAGTAGATTGCAAGCTCACGCTGGACGACAGCGCCCTGTACCGCCAGGCTGAGATCGCGCCACTCGGCTCGCCGGAGACCCTAACCGACTTGGAAGAACGTGGTCGCGACCTGCATTTGAAGTACATCCAGCTGGAGGGCAATGTCGGCGTCCTTGCCAATGGGGCTGGCCTGACGATGACCACTATGGATGTGATCAGCCACTTCGGCGGGCGGCCGGCAAACTTCCTAGAGATTGGTGGCGAAGCCTACACCAAAGGGACGGAGGCGCTTGATCTTGTGCTCTCGAACCCTGGGGTCCGGAGCCTGGTCATCAACTTCTGCGGCGCTTTTGCCCGCACGGACGTGATGGCCGACGGTGTGGTGAAAGCCTGGAAAGAGCTCAAGCCCACCCTGCCCGTGTTTTTCTCGATCCATGGCACTGGCGAGGATGAGGCGGTTCGCTTAGTCCGCGCGGAGTTGGGCGTTGAGCCCTATGACCTGATGGAGGACGCCGTCAAGGCGGCCGTGGAGGCAGCACAATGA
- the sauS gene encoding acylating sulfoacetaldehyde dehydrogenase yields the protein MSSIAVEPKTVQTDARAIIADLVARARTAQHAFANATQEQTDDAVAALAWSLYEPTRAREIAELAVADTGLGNVADKVIKKQRKTFGTLRDLLRVRSVGIIEEDAAKGIVKYAKPMGVVAAVTPSTNPGATPVNKAMMAIKGRNAIIIAPSPMGSATTARVVDYMRKELARIGAPADLVQMVPPPITKDLTQALMEAVDLVVVTGSQDNVRRAATCGTPNIGVGAGNVPVIIDESANLSEAAQKIHASKTFDNSTSCSSENAVIILDAVYDRAIAALNDVGGYLCTAEEKQRVQEALWQNGKLNRNLIARDADILARSFNLPAAAEKARFFMVEETGVGKGFPFSGEKLSLVLTVYRASDFETAMDRVREILEHQGKGHSCGIHTQTPDHARRLAEELDVVRVLVNFAHTFGNGGGFNSGLNFTLSMGCGSWQKNSISENLNYKHFLNITHLVTPIPEDKPSEDDLFGPFWARHGR from the coding sequence ATGAGCAGCATTGCTGTGGAGCCAAAAACCGTCCAAACCGACGCGCGCGCTATCATTGCTGACCTCGTGGCGCGGGCGCGAACCGCCCAGCATGCCTTCGCCAATGCCACGCAGGAGCAGACTGATGATGCCGTCGCGGCTCTCGCCTGGTCACTTTATGAGCCCACGCGGGCGCGGGAAATTGCCGAGCTCGCTGTTGCCGACACCGGGCTCGGCAACGTTGCCGACAAGGTTATAAAGAAACAGCGGAAAACATTTGGAACGCTGCGGGACCTCCTGCGAGTCCGCTCGGTTGGCATCATCGAGGAGGACGCCGCAAAGGGTATCGTTAAATACGCCAAGCCGATGGGCGTGGTCGCTGCGGTCACGCCCTCGACCAATCCGGGCGCCACCCCTGTCAACAAGGCCATGATGGCGATCAAGGGACGGAATGCCATCATCATTGCTCCTTCGCCGATGGGGTCGGCCACTACCGCACGTGTGGTCGATTATATGCGCAAGGAACTCGCTCGTATCGGCGCCCCCGCGGACCTCGTGCAGATGGTGCCGCCGCCGATTACAAAGGATCTGACCCAGGCTTTGATGGAAGCCGTTGACTTGGTTGTCGTCACAGGATCCCAGGATAATGTTCGTCGTGCAGCAACGTGCGGTACGCCGAATATTGGCGTAGGGGCAGGTAATGTCCCCGTTATTATTGATGAGAGCGCGAATCTTTCCGAGGCAGCGCAGAAGATTCATGCCTCGAAGACCTTCGACAATTCGACATCGTGCTCTTCCGAGAACGCGGTGATCATTCTCGACGCGGTTTATGATCGCGCAATCGCCGCGTTGAACGATGTGGGCGGATATTTGTGCACCGCCGAGGAAAAGCAGCGCGTGCAAGAGGCGCTTTGGCAAAATGGCAAGCTGAACCGGAACCTGATCGCCCGTGATGCGGACATACTCGCCCGCAGTTTCAACTTGCCCGCCGCAGCTGAGAAAGCCCGCTTCTTTATGGTCGAGGAAACCGGCGTTGGCAAAGGCTTCCCCTTCTCCGGCGAGAAGCTGTCACTGGTGCTGACGGTCTACCGTGCTTCCGATTTCGAGACGGCCATGGACCGGGTGCGCGAGATCTTGGAGCACCAGGGCAAGGGTCATTCCTGCGGCATCCACACCCAGACCCCAGATCACGCGCGGCGTCTGGCCGAGGAATTGGACGTAGTGCGGGTGCTCGTCAATTTTGCCCACACCTTCGGCAATGGCGGAGGTTTCAACAGCGGCCTGAACTTCACGCTGAGCATGGGGTGTGGCAGCTGGCAGAAGAATTCCATCTCCGAGAACCTCAACTACAAGCACTTTCTCAACATTACTCATCTCGTTACGCCAATTCCGGAGGACAAGCCGAGCGAGGACGATCTCTTCGGGCCTTTCTGGGCACGTCACGGACGCTAA
- a CDS encoding tripartite tricarboxylate transporter permease, which produces METFDLLLTGMAGAFDPHNFLMLVVGLMIGVVAGALPGISFVNAMAMALPFTYLMAPVTAMTFLGAIYVGGVFGGSISSILINIPGTPASLPSCWDGYPMTRKGLSMRALGIAITASACGGIASALLLTFGSPPFARFALTFDQPEFFAATVLGLASVIAIAKDAPLLSTLSLFVGLLIGTMGIDPMYGMTRLTFGVPELESGINFTVVMIGLFAIGEVIDLICAPASKKGIVKQAPGRQIYFRDIWKIKGSILRGGGLGCMIGMIPGAGATVGAVIAYGVERQASGRGHEFGTGVEQGLAAPEAAKNATTGAALIPLLTLGIPGSAATAIMLAAMLIHGLNPGPMLFATNANLVYTIFVSMLAANLLMVVAAFGVARGFSTLMRVPPAILGAFIIVLSVVGAYGVRNNIFDVYVCLAFGVAGFFMKHLHFPSAPLVLGVILGPLAERYFLTSLASYEQDPTIFFTRPISGTIIGLSLIFVVWSLWPIIRPLFSRAPRQPRRTAADNLVGSARPR; this is translated from the coding sequence ATGGAAACGTTTGACCTACTCCTCACCGGCATGGCTGGCGCCTTTGATCCGCACAATTTCCTGATGCTGGTCGTTGGCCTGATGATCGGTGTTGTGGCCGGCGCGCTCCCGGGAATTTCCTTTGTGAATGCCATGGCCATGGCCTTGCCTTTCACTTACCTGATGGCGCCAGTCACAGCCATGACGTTCCTGGGGGCCATCTATGTGGGGGGAGTCTTTGGTGGCTCGATATCCTCTATCTTAATCAATATTCCGGGCACGCCTGCATCCCTTCCGTCCTGCTGGGACGGCTATCCGATGACCCGCAAAGGGCTATCGATGCGCGCCCTTGGCATCGCAATTACGGCGTCTGCGTGCGGCGGCATTGCGAGTGCCCTACTGCTGACCTTTGGATCTCCACCCTTTGCACGCTTTGCCTTAACATTCGATCAACCAGAGTTTTTCGCCGCGACTGTGCTCGGGCTTGCCAGTGTTATTGCGATCGCCAAGGACGCGCCGCTACTGAGCACCTTGTCACTGTTCGTGGGATTGCTGATTGGCACGATGGGCATCGACCCGATGTACGGCATGACCCGCCTTACTTTCGGCGTTCCTGAACTAGAGAGCGGCATCAACTTCACGGTGGTTATGATCGGCCTATTTGCGATCGGCGAAGTGATCGACCTGATCTGTGCGCCCGCGAGCAAAAAAGGTATCGTAAAGCAGGCTCCCGGTCGCCAAATTTATTTCCGAGATATCTGGAAGATAAAAGGATCTATCCTTCGCGGCGGCGGTCTGGGCTGCATGATCGGAATGATCCCAGGTGCCGGTGCGACGGTGGGAGCTGTGATTGCCTACGGTGTTGAGCGGCAAGCATCAGGGCGTGGCCATGAGTTTGGAACTGGTGTTGAGCAAGGCCTCGCCGCGCCTGAAGCGGCCAAGAACGCCACCACCGGCGCGGCCCTAATCCCTCTTCTGACGCTTGGAATTCCCGGCAGTGCGGCCACTGCGATTATGCTTGCAGCTATGCTGATCCATGGCCTGAACCCGGGCCCAATGTTATTCGCCACCAATGCCAACCTCGTTTACACCATATTTGTGAGCATGTTGGCCGCCAATTTGCTGATGGTTGTCGCCGCATTCGGCGTGGCGCGCGGCTTCTCGACGCTGATGCGGGTTCCGCCGGCCATCCTCGGCGCCTTTATCATTGTGTTGAGCGTGGTCGGCGCCTACGGGGTCCGTAACAACATCTTTGATGTGTATGTCTGTCTCGCGTTTGGAGTCGCCGGCTTCTTTATGAAGCATCTGCACTTTCCATCCGCACCGCTGGTGCTGGGCGTGATCCTTGGCCCCCTTGCCGAGCGCTATTTTTTGACGTCGTTGGCCAGCTATGAGCAGGATCCAACGATTTTCTTCACGCGGCCGATCAGCGGCACAATCATAGGCCTTTCGCTGATCTTCGTGGTCTGGTCACTTTGGCCGATCATCCGGCCGCTGTTTTCCCGAGCCCCTCGCCAGCCTCGCCGCACCGCCGCCGACAACTTGGTCGGCTCGGCACGGCCACGATAA
- a CDS encoding tripartite tricarboxylate transporter TctB family protein yields MSLLPTSVRRTAGPIAFLVGALVLWNHIVQDPDMLDGMPGLVGPAGWPRFMLIGIGICALIWLLIEFRASMLHLKEDPISHGGVLEEAAAAAPATAAPDEHAYNKRRAAVGLALVILYGLAIPQIGFLLSTLAYIALWCLFGGVRRPSIVVPVTLLGTLAILYMFVMLAQMPLDRGHGVFDELTVYMYRALGIY; encoded by the coding sequence ATGTCGTTGCTCCCCACCAGCGTGCGGCGCACTGCGGGTCCGATCGCCTTCCTCGTCGGCGCCCTCGTGCTCTGGAACCACATCGTCCAAGATCCCGATATGCTGGACGGCATGCCCGGGCTCGTCGGTCCTGCCGGTTGGCCCAGATTCATGCTCATCGGCATCGGCATCTGTGCGCTGATCTGGCTGTTGATCGAATTTAGAGCCAGCATGCTTCACCTCAAAGAGGACCCCATCAGCCATGGCGGGGTGCTGGAGGAGGCAGCAGCGGCGGCTCCAGCCACGGCTGCGCCGGACGAGCACGCCTATAACAAGCGCCGCGCGGCTGTGGGGTTGGCCCTTGTGATCCTGTACGGCTTGGCGATCCCCCAAATCGGCTTTCTGCTCTCGACCCTGGCCTATATCGCGCTCTGGTGTCTGTTCGGAGGGGTGCGGCGGCCAAGCATCGTCGTTCCCGTCACGCTGCTGGGGACCCTCGCAATTCTCTACATGTTCGTAATGCTCGCGCAAATGCCGCTCGACCGGGGGCATGGCGTTTTCGACGAATTGACGGTGTATATGTACCGCGCCCTCGGCATTTACTGA
- a CDS encoding tripartite tricarboxylate transporter substrate binding protein, whose protein sequence is MMKKVNAHLLGLSIAALVAASTGTAHAQEKYPSRPIEVIATFGPGGGADLMARQFARLAEKELGVAMPVVNISGASGNAGLTRVLTNAPDGYTVGTLIALSVSAWGAGLGSAKPDDFAYVAMTQNSPSMLFVSKDSQIQSYDDFAKLAKEAPGKLRVATSGYGTQDDITLKYLATVGVKTTNVPFAKPAERYASTVGRHTDAIYEEPGDVVQFLKSGDLKPIITFDEVRHPAFPDVPTSAELGMKINDLPNFRTIVVPAQTPPERVQTLHAVAQKVLASPEWQKFCEETYTCVEGTYPPEKVKDTVERFYENVKGYMARFKDKE, encoded by the coding sequence ATGATGAAGAAAGTAAATGCTCACCTTCTCGGCCTCAGCATCGCCGCACTGGTCGCTGCATCCACCGGGACGGCCCACGCACAGGAAAAATATCCCTCACGGCCGATCGAGGTTATTGCCACTTTTGGGCCTGGTGGCGGTGCCGATCTGATGGCGCGCCAGTTCGCCCGTTTAGCGGAAAAAGAACTCGGCGTTGCCATGCCCGTTGTCAATATTTCCGGCGCGTCCGGCAATGCTGGGCTTACCCGGGTGCTGACCAACGCACCGGATGGATATACGGTGGGCACCCTGATCGCCTTGTCCGTGTCAGCCTGGGGTGCGGGTCTTGGCAGCGCCAAGCCCGACGACTTCGCCTATGTCGCGATGACCCAGAATTCGCCCTCGATGCTCTTCGTGTCCAAGGACAGCCAGATCCAGAGCTATGATGATTTTGCCAAGCTGGCGAAAGAAGCTCCAGGCAAGCTACGCGTCGCCACGTCTGGCTATGGCACCCAGGACGATATTACGCTGAAGTACCTGGCAACCGTGGGCGTGAAAACAACCAATGTTCCCTTCGCCAAGCCCGCCGAGCGTTACGCCTCTACCGTGGGCCGGCATACAGACGCTATCTATGAGGAACCTGGCGACGTGGTCCAGTTCCTTAAGTCTGGCGACCTAAAGCCGATCATCACCTTTGACGAAGTGCGTCATCCCGCTTTCCCCGACGTCCCGACCTCGGCTGAACTCGGGATGAAAATCAACGACCTGCCGAATTTCCGCACCATTGTTGTGCCGGCCCAGACTCCGCCGGAGCGGGTACAGACCCTGCATGCCGTCGCCCAGAAGGTCCTGGCGAGCCCGGAATGGCAGAAGTTCTGCGAGGAAACCTATACCTGCGTTGAGGGTACCTACCCGCCTGAAAAGGTCAAGGACACGGTGGAGCGGTTCTACGAGAACGTAAAAGGGTACATGGCCCGCTTCAAAGACAAGGAATAA
- a CDS encoding bifunctional enoyl-CoA hydratase/phosphate acetyltransferase, with the protein MAGAFALQNGCPERLLTRAGMSEAVPAAVVAAGSAVALAGAWRAAQHGLIEPVLVGDPDIITRKAREIGWNLHGACVIPAQDETSAARLSVALARSGEVGILMKGHLHTDTLLSAALDRQHGLRIGRRFTHAFHMTVPSTGRELIITDAAVNIAPDVDTKLDIIRNAVELAKLLGCTEPRVALLSCTEEVTHRVPSSIDAAELTRRCAAGAVEGARVFGPMALDLAVSVEAARIKGLNHPCAGVADVLVVPSIDTGNALFKMMVHFLGAVAAGVVLGAAVPIILTSRADPPEARIAAAAIAKILASSRSTDLPPLVQTGPAIQAVTGL; encoded by the coding sequence ATGGCCGGCGCATTTGCGCTTCAGAACGGGTGTCCGGAACGGCTTTTAACCCGGGCGGGGATGTCTGAGGCTGTTCCGGCTGCGGTGGTCGCAGCTGGATCGGCGGTGGCGCTCGCAGGCGCGTGGCGGGCCGCCCAACATGGTCTAATCGAGCCAGTACTCGTTGGCGACCCCGACATTATTACACGAAAGGCCCGCGAGATTGGTTGGAATCTGCATGGTGCCTGCGTAATCCCAGCTCAGGACGAGACAAGCGCGGCACGCTTGTCCGTTGCCCTAGCCCGCTCCGGTGAGGTTGGCATTCTGATGAAGGGCCATCTTCATACCGATACTCTTCTGTCCGCTGCCCTTGACCGGCAGCATGGCCTGCGCATCGGTCGGCGGTTCACACATGCGTTCCACATGACAGTGCCATCCACAGGACGCGAACTCATCATCACCGATGCTGCCGTAAATATTGCGCCCGATGTGGACACCAAACTTGATATCATCCGCAACGCCGTTGAACTTGCGAAATTGCTTGGCTGTACGGAGCCCCGGGTGGCGCTCCTGTCCTGTACAGAGGAAGTCACGCACCGCGTTCCCTCGTCGATCGATGCAGCTGAGCTGACCCGGCGCTGTGCTGCAGGTGCGGTTGAGGGGGCCCGTGTCTTTGGTCCAATGGCACTTGATCTTGCCGTATCGGTCGAGGCGGCGCGCATCAAGGGACTGAACCATCCCTGTGCAGGCGTAGCCGATGTGCTGGTCGTGCCAAGCATCGATACCGGGAACGCGCTTTTCAAAATGATGGTGCATTTTCTTGGGGCGGTCGCAGCCGGCGTGGTTCTGGGCGCTGCGGTTCCGATCATATTGACCTCGCGGGCCGATCCGCCGGAAGCGCGCATCGCCGCCGCGGCGATTGCCAAAATTCTGGCCAGCAGCAGGTCAACGGACTTGCCGCCGCTGGTCCAGACTGGACCAGCAATACAGGCCGTGACCGGCCTCTAG
- a CDS encoding IclR family transcriptional regulator produces the protein MIRLTADYQTETPPAASDPVDLKGAGERILAVLETVAAAGRPILIREIIDRLELPKPTAHRLVGALEEKGYLTRNLDRRAIMIGPRLRHLALDALRAALADAPARAILRNLSFELGETCNVGVFDGGDVVYLDRVEAGNSPLRLNFGVGSRVPLHCTAMGKLFLAHLSDTLQARILQGLSLPRFTDHTLCNPELLLRELIAIRASSYAVDDEEYVPGVFCTAVPIRNGAGRVIAALAIQAPKARVTRANIATHLPILLGAANALAPVFGECMQSAETSNEAAPPTSGSGLTDPPTDRCHT, from the coding sequence ATGATCCGTCTGACTGCGGATTACCAGACTGAAACACCGCCTGCTGCCTCCGACCCGGTAGACCTAAAGGGGGCGGGAGAGCGGATCCTTGCCGTGCTCGAAACTGTTGCCGCAGCCGGCCGGCCTATCCTCATTCGGGAAATCATCGACCGGCTCGAGTTGCCAAAGCCAACTGCACATCGGCTGGTTGGAGCCCTTGAGGAGAAGGGATATCTGACGCGGAATCTGGATCGTCGCGCAATAATGATCGGGCCGCGGCTTAGACACTTGGCGCTCGATGCGCTACGGGCTGCTCTGGCCGATGCGCCTGCACGTGCGATTTTGCGCAATCTGAGCTTTGAACTTGGCGAGACTTGCAACGTTGGTGTTTTTGACGGGGGCGATGTTGTCTATCTCGACCGCGTTGAAGCCGGCAACTCGCCTCTCCGGCTCAATTTCGGCGTTGGATCGCGCGTCCCGCTGCACTGTACAGCAATGGGAAAGCTGTTCCTGGCGCATCTGTCCGACACATTACAAGCGCGGATACTTCAAGGCTTATCGCTGCCCCGCTTCACAGACCATACCCTGTGCAATCCTGAACTTTTGCTCCGTGAACTCATCGCAATCCGCGCAAGCAGTTATGCGGTTGATGACGAAGAGTATGTGCCGGGCGTGTTTTGTACCGCCGTTCCCATTCGCAACGGTGCCGGCCGCGTGATTGCCGCGCTTGCCATTCAGGCACCGAAGGCCAGGGTTACACGCGCCAACATCGCCACCCATCTGCCGATACTGCTCGGCGCCGCAAACGCCCTTGCTCCGGTATTTGGCGAATGCATGCAGTCGGCGGAAACCAGCAACGAAGCTGCGCCGCCGACGAGTGGCTCCGGCCTCACGGATCCTCCAACAGATCGGTGTCACACCTGA
- the xsc gene encoding sulfoacetaldehyde acetyltransferase, with the protein MKMTTEEAFIKVLQMHGIQHAFGIIGSAMMPVSDLFPKAGITFWDCAHESNAALICDGYTRVTGKMAMAIAQNGPGVTGFVTAIKTAYWNHTPMLLVTPQAANKTIGQGGFQEVEQMALFEDMVCYQEEVRDPNRVPEVLNRVIEKAWRGCAPAQINIPRDYWTHVIDVELPQIVRLERPAGGRHAIAEAARLLSEARFPVILNGAGVVIGGAIPESVALAERLDAPVCCGYQHNDAFPGSHPLAAGPLGYNGSKAAMELIARADVVLALGTRLNPFSTLPGYGIDYWPKQAKIIQVDINPDRIGLTKRVTVGICGDAKQVAQQLLEQLAATAGDLDREARRNLIHQTKSAWLQMLSSLDHEEDDPGTSWNAEARERDADRMSPRQAWRAIQAALPRNAIISTDIGNNCAIGNAYPSFDEGRKYLAPGMFGPCGYGFPAIIGAKIGAPDVPVIGFAGDGAFGISMNEMTSIGRPEWPGVTMVIFRNYQWGAEKRNTTLWYDNNFVGTELDPALSYAKVAEGCGLKGVTVRTQTDLTTSLNQAVEDQARGITTFIEVVLNQELGEPFRRDAMKKPVVVAGINPSDMRPQQVT; encoded by the coding sequence ATGAAAATGACCACTGAAGAAGCTTTCATCAAGGTCCTACAGATGCACGGGATCCAGCATGCCTTCGGCATTATCGGATCAGCTATGATGCCTGTCTCGGACCTATTTCCGAAGGCTGGAATCACCTTTTGGGACTGCGCGCACGAAAGCAATGCGGCCTTGATTTGCGACGGCTATACCCGTGTCACTGGTAAGATGGCCATGGCCATCGCCCAGAATGGGCCCGGCGTAACGGGCTTTGTTACCGCAATCAAAACAGCCTACTGGAACCACACCCCTATGCTCTTGGTAACCCCACAAGCTGCCAATAAAACGATAGGGCAGGGTGGGTTCCAAGAGGTCGAACAGATGGCCCTGTTTGAAGATATGGTGTGCTACCAGGAGGAGGTGCGTGATCCAAACCGTGTTCCGGAGGTTCTTAACCGCGTCATCGAGAAGGCATGGCGCGGCTGTGCACCAGCGCAAATCAACATTCCTCGGGATTACTGGACCCACGTCATTGATGTCGAGCTGCCACAGATCGTCCGATTGGAGCGTCCTGCTGGTGGTAGGCACGCCATCGCCGAAGCTGCCCGGTTGCTTTCAGAAGCGCGATTTCCTGTCATTCTTAATGGTGCCGGCGTCGTCATCGGCGGGGCCATTCCGGAGTCGGTGGCGCTTGCCGAACGGTTGGACGCGCCGGTTTGCTGTGGGTACCAGCACAATGATGCGTTCCCCGGAAGTCACCCTCTGGCTGCTGGACCCCTTGGCTACAATGGCTCTAAGGCCGCTATGGAGCTTATCGCCAGGGCTGATGTTGTTTTGGCGCTTGGCACACGTCTTAATCCCTTCTCCACGCTGCCCGGTTACGGAATCGATTACTGGCCCAAGCAGGCCAAGATCATTCAAGTGGATATCAACCCTGACCGGATCGGCCTGACTAAGCGGGTAACCGTCGGTATTTGTGGCGACGCCAAGCAGGTGGCGCAGCAACTCTTGGAACAGCTTGCGGCTACGGCAGGGGATCTCGATCGCGAAGCGCGGCGAAATTTGATTCACCAGACCAAGTCCGCTTGGCTGCAAATGCTGTCCTCTCTGGACCATGAGGAGGATGATCCCGGTACTAGCTGGAATGCCGAGGCCCGTGAGCGAGACGCCGACCGGATGTCGCCGCGCCAAGCTTGGCGTGCTATTCAGGCCGCCTTGCCACGGAACGCTATTATTTCGACAGACATCGGTAATAACTGTGCTATCGGAAATGCTTATCCCTCGTTCGATGAAGGGCGCAAGTACCTGGCACCTGGAATGTTTGGACCTTGTGGCTACGGTTTTCCGGCCATCATCGGTGCGAAAATCGGTGCTCCCGACGTTCCTGTGATTGGTTTCGCCGGTGACGGTGCATTTGGCATCTCAATGAACGAGATGACTTCAATCGGGCGTCCGGAATGGCCGGGCGTCACGATGGTAATCTTCCGCAACTATCAATGGGGCGCAGAAAAACGCAATACCACGCTTTGGTATGATAACAATTTTGTTGGAACTGAGCTCGATCCAGCGCTCAGCTATGCAAAGGTCGCGGAAGGATGTGGTCTGAAAGGCGTTACGGTGCGCACCCAAACCGATCTCACCACATCACTTAATCAAGCCGTTGAAGATCAAGCTCGAGGAATCACCACCTTCATCGAGGTGGTTCTCAATCAGGAGCTTGGCGAACCATTTCGGCGCGACGCTATGAAAAAGCCGGTGGTTGTTGCCGGGATCAATCCGTCTGACATGCGCCCGCAGCAGGTTACTTGA
- a CDS encoding transposase has protein sequence MPVAKPVYEPIQRIEVFTGVQLRRRFSLEEKLRFVADSSQLGMSVSYIAHKHGIAPSMLFHWRRRLAKGGREAVRVDDEVIGAAEARRTEGASA, from the coding sequence ATGCCTGTGGCCAAACCTGTATATGAGCCGATTCAGCGGATTGAGGTCTTCACCGGTGTCCAGCTTCGGAGGCGGTTCTCCCTTGAGGAGAAGCTCCGGTTTGTGGCGGATTCCAGCCAGCTCGGAATGTCGGTCAGCTATATCGCCCACAAGCACGGCATTGCGCCGAGCATGCTGTTTCACTGGCGACGTCGCTTGGCCAAGGGTGGCAGGGAAGCGGTACGTGTGGATGACGAGGTCATTGGAGCGGCTGAAGCGCGCCGAACCGAAGGAGCGAGTGCGTGA